From the genome of Candidatus Nealsonbacteria bacterium:
AAATTTTAGACTCAATTTACCCCTGTCTCAAAAATCAATAATCAAAGCCGATGAGAAAGTTTTTTCCTGTGCGGCCGCCAGTATAATCGCCAAGGTCTGGCGTGATAGAATAATGCAAAGATACCACAAAAAATATCCTCAATATGGTTTTGCTCAACACAAGGGCTACCCAACTAAATATCATTTAAAAATGCTGAAGAAATACAGCCCCTGCAAAATCCACAGAAAAAGCTTTAAACCATTGAAAAGATTTACAAACTTGGCTAAACTAAGATAAGCCGAGAACATAGGAATTTTACAAAAAATAAGATATAATATATAATAAAAGAACTATGGATATTATTAAAAAGATTCGGCAAGTTCTGGCAATAAAACTTCCTGACTGGGTTGGCATTCTATGTTATGTCCTTTTGGCTGTTTTTGGTCTTCTTACAATTCTTGCCCTTCTCTTCCCTGAATGGGTAGGTAATTTCCTTGTTGAATATATTGGATTTTAAAATAGTTACAATAATCAGTACCCGACACTACTTATAGAACCTTCGGGGAAAAAGAATAAGCAGTGTCGGGTACTGATTAAGGTTAAAAATAGTTAAAAATAGGGTTGACCCTATAAAAATTTAATTATAAGTATGTTTATTTTCAAAAATGTATTCAAAAAATCTAATCTCAGAGAGAGAGAGAGAGAGTTAAAGGTCTCTCTAAAAAGAGCTTCACCCTGGTTGAATTGCTGATTGTTATTAGCATTCTCGGTCTTTTGGCAAGCATTCTTTTGGCTGCTACTGGCGGCGTAAGAGTGAAAATTAAAAAAGGGACGGGTACTTTTTTTCATTAGGAGTAAGGCAATAAGGTAAAAAGAAAAGAGGCAAAAAGTACCCGTCCCTTTTTGTTACTGGTTTTCTGTGGAAAAATGGGGTCAACTCTATTTTTAACCTTAATCAGTACCCGACACTACTTATTCTAGTGACAGTGCAAAAGAAAAAGGGACGGGTACATTTTTTATGGATCATTTCCAGAAAAAGGAGCTAAGCTCCTTTATGGATCATTTCCAGAAAAAGGAGCTAAGCTCCTTTAAGGCTTTATAGGGAATAGGGTGTTAGACACCGAGTGTCTAACATGACAATATTGCAAAAGAAAAAGGGACGGGTACCTTTTTTACGGAACGTTATTTTGTATCTCGTGGGCGTCCAAAAATTTGACGCTAATTTTTAAAAAGAATATAATGAAAGTAGATGTATGAGCAATACCATTACTATTCCTAAAAAATTAGTTAAAGAGGTTGATAAAATAACTCGTGACTTTGGAATTTCCAATGAAGATTTTTTATTGAGTGCGATTTTGTATTATCTCAAGGGTTTAAAAGAAAGAGCAAATCTAAAAAAAGAGCTGGAAATGTGGGAAAAGATTAGCGATCGAGACCTTTTAAAGTTTGAAAAAATGTAACGAGGCCTTGCTTCGTTACATTTTTTTAGGGGCAAAAGATATGAAAACAACCTGAAAATTCCGGGTTGTTTTTTTTGACAATTTTTAGAAAATTCGCTATCATTTTAATTGACTACAAACTTAAATTTGGATTTTGGTGTTTTTCAACATTAAATTCAAAAAAATGTTAGATATCAAATTACCAACTCAAAAATATGAATCAACTAGAGGTTATATTTATAATAACGGGCTCTTTGATTATAGGAGCAATTTTGGGCTATTATGCTCGCCAATCAATTGCCCAAAAACAGGTTGGCACCATAGAAGCAAAACTTCAAAAGAAAATTTTAAAAGCCAGAGAAGTATCTGAAGAAATTTTATCAACTGCCAAAGAAAAAGCCAGAGAAATCAGCCAAACCCTTAAAAAAGAGGAAGACGAGCGAAGAAGCGAGACTTTAAGGTTAGAAAAAATTTTATTTAAAAGAGAAAACATTTTAGATAAGAGAATTTCCGACCTTGAATTGGAACAAAAAAATTTTCAAGAAAAAGTGGCTCGGCTTAAAGAGATAAAAGAAAGTCTTGAGGGACTAAAACAAGAATGTTTGAATAATTTGGAAAGAATTGCCGAATTATCAAAAGAAGAAGCAAAAAAAGAGCTTTTTGAAAATTTGGAAAAAGAATATCGGTCGGAAATTTTAGAAAAAATAAAAAAAATAGAAAAAGAGGATTTGGAAAAATTTGAAAGGAAAGCAAAAGAAATATTAACCACGGCTATTCAAAAATGCACCATTTCCCAAACGCAGGAAATTACAACCACGTCCCTGCCCCTGCCTTCGGAAGATATTAAGGGTAAAATTATTGGAAAAGAAGGCCGCAACATCAGAACTTTGGAGAAATTGACCGGAGTTGAAGTAATTATTGATGAAACACCTCAGACCCTGATTATTTCCGGATTTGACCCCATTCGCCGCCAAATTGCCAAGATATCTTTGGAAAAACTAATTCGGGATGGCAGAATTCAACCGGCCAGAATTGAAGAAAAAGTTGAAGAGGCAAAAAAAGAAATTACCTCTCAAATTAAAGAAGCCGGAGAAACAGTTGTCTACGAACTTGGCTTAATTGGTTTTGATTTAAAGCTAATTCAATTATTGGGTAGATTAAAATTTAGAACCAGTTATGGTCAAAGTGTTCTTTTACATTCTTTGGAAGTGGCTTATTTGGCATCAGCCCTGGCAAGCGAAATCGGAGCCAATTCTTTAATTTGTAAAAAAGCCGGGCTTTTACACGACATTGGCAAAGCCCTTGACCATCAAATAGAGGGCTCTCATACCGAGATTGGAATTAAAGTTCTGGAAAAATTTGGAGTAGAAAAAGAGGTTATTTGGGCAATGAAATCTCATCATGAAGAACATCCTTACGAAAACTTGGAAGCGGTTTTGGTTCAAGTGGCTGATCAAATTTCCGGAGCCAGGCCCGGGGCAAGAAGAGACAATTTTGAGAATTATTTAAAACGACTGACTGACTTGGAAAACATTGCCACTTCTTTTAACGGAGTGGAAAAGGCCTGGGCTTTACAGGCCGGCCGGGAAATAAGGGTCTTTGTCAAACCAGAAGAGATTGACGATTTAACGGCTAAAAAATTAGCCCGAGAAATTGCCGGCAGAATTCAAGAAGAATTAAAATATCCCGGTGAAATAAAAGTTAATGTTATCAGGGAAATGAGAGTGATAGAATATGCGAAGTGAAAAATAGAAATTTAAAATTGGAAATTATAAAACGGCGTTAAAGCGCCGTTTTTCATTGCGATTCAAGCTACGAGCATCTGCCTGCGCAGAGGCGAAGCGCAAAAAGAGATTTATCTCTTTGAGCGGGTGAAGGGAGTCGAACCCTCGTCTACTCCTTGGAAGAGAGTTATAATAGCCGTTATACGACACCCGCAAATTCGAGGTACCCAGATTTGAACTGGGACTAAATCTTTACCCCGTAGGGAGCTTTGCTCTCCTTCGGGGCTCCCACCCCAGTACTAAAAATTAACTTTCGGGGCGCCGAGATTCGAACTCGGGCTAAATACTCCCAAAGCACTCGTGCTACCATTACACCACGCCCCGTTAATTTTATTTATATCAAATTCCAAAAAGTTTTCAATAAAAACAGACCATTTTATTTTTTTTGGTCAAATGATAAAATATGATATAATATCTTTATGAATCTTAAAACTATTTTTTATCAATTAAACATTTTCGCTCAGGCCAGAAAACATAATCTGCCGCTTTGGCAATTCCCTCAATTTATTTTTTTGCTAATGGGAATAATTATTATTATTTCAATGCTCTTTACTTATTTAATAGCCAGAGAGCTTATTGTTGACCCACTGGTTATTACTTTGATTGTTTTTTTCGTTACCGCTATTTTATTTATTCTCAGCTATATTATCACCTGGAATTTTGAAAAATTAGCCGAGATTTCAAGAATGAAATCAGAATTTATTGAAATAGTTTCTCATCAACTAAAAACCCCTCTTGTTGGTTTAAATTGGGCAATTGAGTTTTTAGCTTCCGGAGATTCAAGTCAAACTAAAACCGAAAGAGAAGAATATTTTAAAATTTTGAAAGAAAACAGCGATAGAATGACAAAATTAATTTCCGACCTACTGACAACCTCAAAAATTGAAATGAAAAGACTTTCCTTTGATAAAACCGAATTTTTTTTAGAAGATTTAATTAAGAATCTAATTTCAAGACTTGACACTCAAATTAAAAAAGAAAACATTGAAATAAAACTTCAACTTCAAAATAATCTACCTAAAATCTTTACCGACTCCCTTCAGCTTAAATTAGTAATTGAAAACTTATTAGATAATGCTTTTCGTTATCTTCAACCAAATCCAACCGGCTCTAATAACCAGAAAAACTCCGGCGGGAAAATTGAAATCTCTCTTGAAAAAAGCAATAATAAAATTTTTTTTCAAATAAAAGACAACGGAACCGGAATCCCCAAAGAAGATCAAAAATATATTTTTCAAAAATTTTCCGAAAAAGCAATAATAAAATTTTTTTTCAAATAAAAGACAACGGAACCGGAATCCCCAAAGAAGATCAAAAATATATTTTTCAAAAATTTTTCCGAGCCAAAAATGTCCTGAGATATCAAACCTCGGGCACGGGATTGGGTCTTTATATTGCCAAAAATATTATAAAAAGATTGGGGGGTAAAATCGGCTTTCATTCGGAAGAAAATAAAGGGTCTGTCTTTTGGTTTACACTACCAATTAAATAATTAAAATAAGATTAATAGACCAACAAACCGCCAATGATACAATAATAGTTATTATTCGCCCATCGGCGCTAATTCGTCTATTTATCGTTTTATGAAAAAAATTTTATTTATTGAAGATGAATCAATTCTTCAAAAAACCCTTACCAACCTCCTTCAAAATGAAGGATATGAAGTAATTAGCGCTTTGGATGGAAAAACCGGTCTCCAATTAGTCAAAGAAAAAAAACCGGATTTAATTTTACTTGATTTGGTTTTGCCAAAAATGCATGGCTTTGATGTTTTTAAAAAATTAAAAGAAGATGAAGAAACAAAAAATATTCCTATTATTGTTTTAACTAATCTGGAAGAAATAGGAGACATTGAAAAAGCCCTGGAATTGGGCGCAACAACTTATTTAGTTAAGGCCCAATATACGTTAGGGGAAGTGGTGGAGAAAATAAAAAAAGCCATAGAAGGGTAAATCTATGCGAGTAGAGCCCCAACAATTAAAAGCCTTTTTATTGGATGCGGATTTAATCAAAGAAGAAGAATTTGAAAGAGTGGTAAAAAAAGCTGAAAAAGAGAATCAGACAATCAGCCATATTTTGATTTCCGAAGGCCTGATTAGCCATGAAGAATTAATTAAATTAGAGGCCTATATTTTAGGCATTCCTTTTGTCAATTTGGAAAAAGAAATTATTCCCTCCGAGGTTTTAAGAATTATTCCCGAGCCAATTGCTTTTTCTCATAATATCGTTGCCTTTAGAAAAAAAGGAAACGATTTGGAGATAGCCATGCTTGACCCCGAGGACTTAAAGACAATCGAATTTATTAAAAAAACCGCCAATTTGAGAATTTTACCTCGCCTGACCAATCAAGAAAGCATAAAAAATGTTTTAAGGCAATATCAAAAGACGCTGAAAGTAGAAATTGGGGAAATTATTAAAAAAGACGGCGCTTTTTTTCCTGCCACAGCCCTAGAACAAGAAATTCCAAAAGAAGAATTACAAAAAATAGCCAAAGAATTGCCGGTGATTAAAATTGTTGACACTTTGATTAAGCACGCCATCCTTCAACGAGCTTCTGATATTCATATTGAACCAATGGAAAAGGAAATAATTGTTCGCTATCGAATTGATGGGGTTTTAAGAGAAACAATGACTTTTCCCAAAAGCGCTTCTTCAGGCATTGTCGCTCGAATAAAAATCCTTTCTAATTTAAAATTAGATGAATACCGGCTTCCCCAAGATGGTCGCTTTAAAGTTGAAAACAAAGAACATCGTTATTCTCTCAGGGTTTCAATCATGCCTATTTTTGAAGGAGAAAAAATAGTAGTTCGTCTTTTACCAGAAACAACCAAGGCCCCTGGTTTGGAAGAATTGGGGTTAAGAAATAAGGGATTAGAGTGGACTAAGGATAATCTAAAAAAACCAGTCGGCATGATTTTACTAACCGGACCTACCGGCTGCGGTAAAACGACCACCCTCTATTCAGCGTTGGAGACCTTAAACACTCCCGGGGTTAATATTTCCACTATTGAGGACCCGATTGAATATCAAATTCCCAGAATTAACCAAACTCAAGTTAATCCTAAAATTGGCTTAACCTTTGCCTCGGGCCTCAGAGCTTTAATCAGGCAGGATCCGGACATTATTATGGTTGGTGAAATTAGAGACAATGAAACCGCTTCCTTGGCAATTAATTCCGCTTTGACCGGCCATTTGGTTTTATCAACCCTTCATACCAATTCAGCTGCCGGAGCTATTCCCAGATTGATTGATATGAAAGTAGAGCCATTTTTAATTTCCTCCACCCTAAACATTATTGTTGCCCAACGACTGGTCAGAAGATTATGTCCGGAAAAAGAAAAATACAGATTATCGGATTCGGAACTAAAGCAGATTGCCAAATATTGTAATTTAAACCTTCTTCTTAAATCTCTCAAAGAAGAAAAAATTATCAAGCCCAAAATGACTTGGAAAGATGTTGATTTTTATCGGCCTAAAAAAACCAGAGAATGTCCTGATGGCTATCAAGGCCGAATTGGTATTTTTGAAGTTTTGCCAGTGACAGAAACCATTAAAGAATTAATTATTAAAGAAGCTGCTTCCGACCAAATTCAAATTCAAGCCAAAAAAGAAGGAATGAAAACAATGCTTGAAGACGGTTTTATAAAAGCCATTCAGGGAATAACCAGTATTGAGGAAGTGATGAGAGTGATTATTGAGTAAGCTCAAAACGTAAATTTTAAAGAGCAAAGCCACAACTTAAAACCAAAGGGTAAAGTTTTAAGTTTTGAGTTTTGAGTTTTTATTATGCCAAAGTATTTCTATATCGCCAAGTCATTAAAAGGAGAAGAAAAATATGGAACATTGGAAACTAAAGACGAGAAAGAATTAGTTCAAACCCTCCGCCAAGAGGGTTATTTTTTAATAAAAGCCGAATTAGAAGAGAAACAAATTCAAGGTTCGGCTTGGTGGGAAATTGGTCGGGTTTCCTTGGTTGAAAAAATAATCTTTACTCGAAATTTGAAATTAATGGTCTCAGCCGGTGTTTCTCTTCCCCGTTCTCTTTTGGTTTTAGCCAACCTAACCAAAAACCAAAAATTTAAAAAGATTTTATTAAAAGTAAGAGAAGAAGTTATTAAAGGAAAAGGTTTTTCCGATTCCTTAGCCAAACACCCCCGGGTTTTTTCAGAACTCTTTATTAATATGGTAAAAGTGGGCGAAGAGTCAGGGACTATAGAAGGGGTTTTAAAAATTTTGACCGAACAACAGGAAAAGGAAAATGAAATTAAGACAAAAATAAAAGGAGCGATGATTTATCCGATGGTTATAATTTCAACCATGATTGGAATGGGAATTCTAATGATGATATTGGTTGTTCCCCAATTAGCCGAAACCTTTCAAGAACTGAATGTTGAACTTCCACTTCTTACTAAATTGGTAATTTCTTTCGGTGTTTTTTTGGCTGAAAGGTGGCTTTCCTTTATTTTAATAATTCTTTTTCTTTTCATTTTATTAAAAATTCTTTTAAAAACAAAAACCGGCAAAACAATAAGCGATAAAATAATTTTAAAAATTCCTGTTATTTCCCCGATTGTTAAAAAAACTTATTCAGCTTATACCGTTAGAACATTGGGCTCTCTAATTTCAGCCGGGGTGCCTATTGTTAGGTCTTTAGAAATTGTTTCCCGAACCTTGGGCAATGTTTTTTTTAAAGAAGCAATAGTTGAGGCAGCCGAAAGGATAAAAAAAGGAGGGAAACTTTCAGAAGCAATAAGCTCTTATGACAACCTTTTTTCACATTTGGTTATTGAGATGGTGGGGGTTGGTGAAGAAACCGGCCAGACCTCGGAAATTTTAGCCAAATTAGCTGATTTTTTTGAGGAAGAGGTGGCTACAATTACTAAAAATTTATCTACTATTATTGAGCCAATTTTACTTCTTTTGGTTGGCATTGCGGTTGGTCTTTTTGCCATTTCAATTATTCAGCCGATTTATTCAATGTTGGGAG
Proteins encoded in this window:
- the rny gene encoding ribonuclease Y, which translates into the protein MNQLEVIFIITGSLIIGAILGYYARQSIAQKQVGTIEAKLQKKILKAREVSEEILSTAKEKAREISQTLKKEEDERRSETLRLEKILFKRENILDKRISDLELEQKNFQEKVARLKEIKESLEGLKQECLNNLERIAELSKEEAKKELFENLEKEYRSEILEKIKKIEKEDLEKFERKAKEILTTAIQKCTISQTQEITTTSLPLPSEDIKGKIIGKEGRNIRTLEKLTGVEVIIDETPQTLIISGFDPIRRQIAKISLEKLIRDGRIQPARIEEKVEEAKKEITSQIKEAGETVVYELGLIGFDLKLIQLLGRLKFRTSYGQSVLLHSLEVAYLASALASEIGANSLICKKAGLLHDIGKALDHQIEGSHTEIGIKVLEKFGVEKEVIWAMKSHHEEHPYENLEAVLVQVADQISGARPGARRDNFENYLKRLTDLENIATSFNGVEKAWALQAGREIRVFVKPEEIDDLTAKKLAREIAGRIQEELKYPGEIKVNVIREMRVIEYAK
- a CDS encoding HAMP domain-containing histidine kinase, whose translation is MNLKTIFYQLNIFAQARKHNLPLWQFPQFIFLLMGIIIIISMLFTYLIARELIVDPLVITLIVFFVTAILFILSYIITWNFEKLAEISRMKSEFIEIVSHQLKTPLVGLNWAIEFLASGDSSQTKTEREEYFKILKENSDRMTKLISDLLTTSKIEMKRLSFDKTEFFLEDLIKNLISRLDTQIKKENIEIKLQLQNNLPKIFTDSLQLKLVIENLLDNAFRYLQPNPTGSNNQKNSGGKIEISLEKSNNKIFFQIKDNGTGIPKEDQKYIFQKFSEKAIIKFFFK
- a CDS encoding HAMP domain-containing histidine kinase, producing the protein MYFSKIFRKSNNKIFFQIKDNGTGIPKEDQKYIFQKFFRAKNVLRYQTSGTGLGLYIAKNIIKRLGGKIGFHSEENKGSVFWFTLPIK
- a CDS encoding response regulator; translated protein: MKKILFIEDESILQKTLTNLLQNEGYEVISALDGKTGLQLVKEKKPDLILLDLVLPKMHGFDVFKKLKEDEETKNIPIIVLTNLEEIGDIEKALELGATTYLVKAQYTLGEVVEKIKKAIEG
- a CDS encoding GspE/PulE family protein yields the protein MRVEPQQLKAFLLDADLIKEEEFERVVKKAEKENQTISHILISEGLISHEELIKLEAYILGIPFVNLEKEIIPSEVLRIIPEPIAFSHNIVAFRKKGNDLEIAMLDPEDLKTIEFIKKTANLRILPRLTNQESIKNVLRQYQKTLKVEIGEIIKKDGAFFPATALEQEIPKEELQKIAKELPVIKIVDTLIKHAILQRASDIHIEPMEKEIIVRYRIDGVLRETMTFPKSASSGIVARIKILSNLKLDEYRLPQDGRFKVENKEHRYSLRVSIMPIFEGEKIVVRLLPETTKAPGLEELGLRNKGLEWTKDNLKKPVGMILLTGPTGCGKTTTLYSALETLNTPGVNISTIEDPIEYQIPRINQTQVNPKIGLTFASGLRALIRQDPDIIMVGEIRDNETASLAINSALTGHLVLSTLHTNSAAGAIPRLIDMKVEPFLISSTLNIIVAQRLVRRLCPEKEKYRLSDSELKQIAKYCNLNLLLKSLKEEKIIKPKMTWKDVDFYRPKKTRECPDGYQGRIGIFEVLPVTETIKELIIKEAASDQIQIQAKKEGMKTMLEDGFIKAIQGITSIEEVMRVIIE
- a CDS encoding type II secretion system F family protein, coding for MPKYFYIAKSLKGEEKYGTLETKDEKELVQTLRQEGYFLIKAELEEKQIQGSAWWEIGRVSLVEKIIFTRNLKLMVSAGVSLPRSLLVLANLTKNQKFKKILLKVREEVIKGKGFSDSLAKHPRVFSELFINMVKVGEESGTIEGVLKILTEQQEKENEIKTKIKGAMIYPMVIISTMIGMGILMMILVVPQLAETFQELNVELPLLTKLVISFGVFLAERWLSFILIILFLFILLKILLKTKTGKTISDKIILKIPVISPIVKKTYSAYTVRTLGSLISAGVPIVRSLEIVSRTLGNVFFKEAIVEAAERIKKGGKLSEAISSYDNLFSHLVIEMVGVGEETGQTSEILAKLADFFEEEVATITKNLSTIIEPILLLLVGIAVGLFAISIIQPIYSMLGAVR